Proteins from one Desulfonauticus submarinus genomic window:
- a CDS encoding PTS system mannose/fructose/sorbose family transporter subunit IID, whose translation MLKIKDLLQCFLRTYFIGSVFNTRGLQNIGLAYALDPALRVFYKEDLKSLRKARMRYLRKVYNCHPFWSPFLVGIFLSLEQKIIKKELELKDYQKFRPTIVYTFSAIGDSFFGGSLLPNWALFTSIFIILGWYKTAFFVSLILFLGLQIFKIYTFILGYKKGVLALQTLGKWNLIDVGQYIKLINTGLILIFIDLNWIENIHFLWNFIFLYFIFGFVLFFKKFMKIRELILIFLFIFICFLDKFLLS comes from the coding sequence ATGCTTAAAATTAAAGATCTTCTACAATGTTTTCTTAGAACATACTTTATTGGAAGTGTTTTTAATACACGAGGATTGCAAAATATAGGTCTAGCCTATGCTTTAGATCCAGCCCTTAGAGTTTTTTATAAAGAAGATCTAAAGTCTTTACGCAAAGCGAGAATGCGTTATTTAAGAAAGGTGTATAATTGTCATCCTTTTTGGTCACCTTTTTTAGTGGGAATTTTTTTGTCTTTAGAGCAAAAGATTATAAAAAAGGAGTTAGAACTTAAAGATTATCAAAAGTTTCGACCTACCATTGTATATACTTTTTCAGCAATAGGAGATTCTTTTTTTGGAGGAAGTTTACTTCCTAATTGGGCTCTTTTTACTTCTATTTTTATTATTTTGGGTTGGTATAAAACAGCATTTTTTGTAAGTTTGATATTATTTCTAGGTTTACAAATTTTTAAAATATATACATTTATTTTAGGTTATAAAAAAGGAGTTCTTGCTTTACAAACTTTAGGAAAATGGAATCTTATTGATGTTGGTCAATATATTAAACTGATTAATACTGGATTAATTTTAATATTTATTGACCTTAATTGGATTGAAAATATTCATTTTTTATGGAATTTTATTTTTTTATATTTTATTTTTGGTTTTGTCTTATTTTTTAAAAAGTTTATGAAAATACGAGAGCTTATTTTGATCTTTTTATTTATCTTTATTTGTTTTCTGGATAAATTTTTATTGTCATAA
- the rsmI gene encoding 16S rRNA (cytidine(1402)-2'-O)-methyltransferase, producing the protein MSRTSGKGRLFIVATPLGNLGDITFRAIDVLKNVDKVLAEDTRSAKKLFHALKIPLPSIESFFDQNEKQKLSLVKAWLKNGLDIALISEAGTPLISDPGFLLIKKLREDGFPIIPIPGPSAPITALIVSGFPPLPHTFLGFLPRKAGEIRKIFANFMTLPCTLIFFERKNRVLRTLKIAYEVLGKREFCLARELTKIHEEVIYGRLDDINLDESCLRGEITVLIAPPTDFKTSLDKVKEKIYFFKESNLKAKDIIKIMQQEVIGWSNKELYELIISELKH; encoded by the coding sequence ATGTCCAGAACGTCTGGCAAGGGGAGACTTTTTATTGTAGCAACTCCTCTTGGCAACCTTGGTGATATTACTTTTCGAGCAATAGATGTTTTAAAAAATGTAGATAAAGTCTTAGCTGAAGATACAAGGTCTGCTAAAAAGCTTTTTCACGCCTTAAAGATTCCTCTACCCTCTATAGAAAGCTTTTTTGATCAAAATGAAAAACAAAAACTCTCTTTGGTAAAAGCGTGGCTAAAGAATGGATTAGATATAGCTCTTATTTCCGAAGCAGGTACTCCTTTAATTTCTGATCCTGGTTTTTTATTAATTAAAAAGTTAAGAGAAGATGGCTTTCCCATTATTCCAATTCCTGGTCCTAGTGCTCCTATTACAGCTTTGATAGTTTCTGGATTTCCTCCTTTACCCCATACCTTTCTTGGTTTTTTGCCACGCAAGGCAGGAGAGATAAGAAAAATTTTTGCTAATTTCATGACTTTACCTTGTACTTTAATTTTTTTTGAACGCAAAAATAGAGTTTTAAGAACTCTTAAAATAGCTTATGAGGTTTTGGGTAAAAGAGAATTTTGTCTGGCTAGAGAACTTACAAAAATTCATGAAGAAGTAATATATGGGAGACTAGATGATATTAATTTAGATGAAAGTTGCCTGAGGGGGGAAATTACTGTTTTAATTGCTCCTCCAACAGATTTTAAGACATCCTTAGATAAAGTAAAAGAAAAGATTTATTTCTTTAAGGAAAGTAATCTAAAAGCAAAAGATATTATCAAAATTATGCAACAAGAAGTAATAGGATGGTCTAATAAAGAATTATATGAACTTATTATAAGCGAATTAAAACATTAA
- a CDS encoding HPr family phosphocarrier protein, which translates to MEEVIKDVVVKNALGLHARPAAKLSQEAMKFQAEIKLCYKEVEVNAKSILDILTLAVPMGEVLTLRAKGDDAIQAIKQLEWLFENRFGEEK; encoded by the coding sequence ATGGAGGAAGTAATAAAAGACGTTGTGGTAAAAAATGCTTTGGGCTTACATGCAAGGCCTGCCGCAAAACTTTCTCAAGAGGCAATGAAATTTCAAGCAGAAATAAAGTTATGTTATAAAGAAGTAGAAGTAAATGCAAAGAGCATTTTAGATATTTTAACTTTAGCAGTTCCAATGGGAGAGGTTTTGACTTTAAGAGCAAAAGGTGATGACGCAATTCAAGCCATAAAACAGTTAGAATGGCTGTTTGAAAATCGTTTTGGAGAAGAGAAATAA
- a CDS encoding KH domain-containing protein: MLKDLIEYIAKSLVDNPDAVKVSEIEGEQTSVIELKVAKEDLGKVIGKQGRTARAMRTILSAASTKAKKRAVLEIIE, translated from the coding sequence ATGTTGAAGGATTTGATTGAGTACATTGCCAAGTCTTTGGTAGACAATCCAGATGCAGTAAAGGTTTCAGAGATTGAAGGTGAGCAAACCTCAGTAATCGAGCTGAAGGTTGCAAAGGAAGATCTAGGTAAAGTAATTGGAAAACAGGGCAGAACTGCCAGGGCTATGCGTACTATTTTGAGCGCAGCCTCTACTAAAGCCAAGAAAAGGGCAGTCTTGGAAATTATAGAGTAG
- the rpsP gene encoding 30S ribosomal protein S16 — MALKLRLTRMGSKKRPFYRIVAINSATRRDGRALEIIGYYNPMTEPPDIKIDPEKLKKWMDRGAKPSNTVRSLLKKAGL, encoded by the coding sequence ATGGCATTGAAATTGCGACTGACCAGGATGGGTTCGAAAAAAAGACCTTTTTATCGTATTGTGGCTATTAATAGTGCTACGAGAAGAGATGGAAGAGCGTTAGAAATTATTGGATATTATAATCCAATGACTGAACCACCTGATATTAAAATTGATCCAGAAAAGTTAAAAAAGTGGATGGACAGAGGAGCTAAACCTTCTAATACTGTTCGTTCACTTTTAAAAAAAGCTGGCTTATAG
- a CDS encoding adenylosuccinate synthase, giving the protein MDNIVVIGSQWGDEGKGKIVDILTENADLIVRFQGGNNAGHTLVVNGKTFIFHLIPSGILHTSKTCLIGNGVVLDPEVLCKEIDTLAKENIFIDPNRLKISKKTHIIMPYHKLLDSAREQYKSGKDKIGTTGRGIGPCYEDKMARIGIRAGDFQNLNFLKQKIEKALIEKNILFKHLYKIEPVSTEKVFKQIEPYAKRLVPFLTDVSEEIQKAQQQNKTVLFEGAQGTHLDIDHGTYPFVTSSNTVAGSAATGSGSSVRNLKRIIAIVKAYTTRVGSGPFPTENNNEEGNYLQQKGAEFGATTGRKRRCGWLDLVILRESLRLNGPTEIALTKLDVLGGLKEIKICTAYEYQGKTIYYPPQEENALENVKPIYQTLPGWEKDISQLKTFDELPKNTQNYIQTIEKLLNIPIKIISVGPGREQTIWR; this is encoded by the coding sequence ATGGACAACATTGTAGTGATTGGTTCCCAATGGGGAGATGAAGGAAAAGGAAAAATCGTAGATATTCTCACTGAGAATGCAGATCTAATTGTTCGTTTCCAAGGTGGAAATAATGCTGGGCATACATTAGTTGTTAATGGCAAGACCTTTATTTTTCATTTAATACCTTCTGGTATTTTACATACATCTAAAACCTGCTTAATTGGAAATGGCGTAGTTTTAGATCCAGAAGTTCTATGCAAAGAAATAGACACATTGGCCAAAGAAAATATCTTTATTGACCCTAATAGATTAAAAATAAGCAAAAAAACGCACATTATTATGCCTTATCATAAACTTTTAGATAGTGCCCGAGAACAATATAAATCAGGCAAAGATAAAATTGGTACTACAGGAAGAGGAATAGGACCATGTTATGAAGATAAAATGGCAAGAATTGGAATAAGAGCTGGAGATTTTCAAAACTTAAACTTTTTAAAACAAAAAATAGAAAAAGCTCTTATTGAAAAAAATATTCTTTTTAAGCACTTATATAAAATAGAACCAGTTTCAACAGAAAAAGTTTTTAAACAAATAGAACCCTATGCAAAAAGACTTGTTCCTTTTTTAACAGATGTGAGTGAAGAAATTCAAAAAGCTCAGCAGCAAAATAAAACAGTTTTATTCGAAGGAGCACAAGGAACCCATTTAGATATAGACCACGGAACTTATCCTTTTGTAACTTCCTCTAATACTGTAGCAGGTAGTGCTGCCACTGGAAGTGGATCTTCTGTTAGAAATTTAAAACGCATTATTGCTATTGTAAAAGCATACACAACAAGAGTAGGTAGTGGCCCTTTTCCTACTGAAAATAATAACGAGGAAGGAAATTATTTACAACAAAAAGGAGCAGAATTTGGAGCAACTACAGGGAGAAAAAGACGATGTGGTTGGCTTGACCTAGTCATTTTAAGAGAATCTTTAAGATTAAATGGTCCAACTGAAATTGCACTTACTAAACTTGATGTACTAGGAGGTCTCAAAGAGATAAAAATTTGCACAGCTTATGAATATCAAGGCAAAACAATATATTATCCTCCCCAAGAAGAAAATGCCTTAGAAAATGTTAAGCCAATATATCAAACTCTCCCAGGATGGGAAAAAGATATTTCTCAATTAAAAACTTTTGATGAGTTACCAAAAAATACTCAAAATTATATTCAGACTATAGAAAAATTATTAAATATTCCAATAAAGATTATTTCTGTAGGACCTGGAAGAGAGCAAACTATTTGGCGTTAA
- the trmD gene encoding tRNA (guanosine(37)-N1)-methyltransferase TrmD yields MTFYIITLFPEYFASALNCGQLKKAREKGLIKFIFINPRDFTEDKHKTVDDKPYGGGAGMVMMLPPLDRALQQTPQNSYKILLSPKGKLFSQEKAKILAKQKDIVLICGRYEGIDARLEEMYSLDVLSVGDYVLNGGESAALNIIEAISRLLPGFMSKEESFKEDSFFNDILEYPHYTRPEEYKGYKVPQVLLSGHHSKILKWKRQKSLEITLKNRPELLIKTYLNQEDREFLKKLPKRELGKNLYLTLLHYPVLDKFKKVSTTSLTNLDIHDISRVSCTYGLGGYFLVTPLQDQQKLAKRLLEHWTKGPSSKLNTDRARALELVEVAANLDEVVEKIKLKTGQPPVLIATSAREGEISFLKIRKLLESKPVLLILGTGHGLAKEILKKADFIIQPICFGRKYNHLSVRSAAAIMVDRILGEFW; encoded by the coding sequence ATGACATTTTATATTATTACCCTTTTTCCAGAATATTTTGCGTCTGCTTTAAATTGTGGTCAATTAAAAAAAGCTCGCGAAAAAGGACTAATTAAATTTATTTTTATAAACCCACGGGATTTTACTGAAGATAAGCATAAGACAGTTGATGATAAGCCCTATGGTGGGGGAGCAGGTATGGTAATGATGTTGCCTCCTTTAGATAGGGCTTTGCAACAAACACCTCAAAATAGTTATAAAATACTTCTTTCTCCTAAAGGTAAATTATTTTCTCAAGAAAAAGCAAAAATTTTAGCTAAACAAAAAGATATAGTACTTATTTGTGGACGTTACGAAGGGATAGATGCTCGGCTTGAAGAGATGTATTCTTTAGATGTGCTTTCGGTTGGAGATTATGTTTTAAATGGAGGAGAAAGTGCTGCTTTAAATATTATTGAGGCCATATCTAGATTATTACCTGGATTTATGAGTAAAGAAGAGTCTTTTAAAGAGGATAGTTTTTTTAATGATATTTTAGAATATCCTCATTACACAAGGCCAGAGGAATATAAAGGATATAAGGTGCCTCAAGTATTGTTATCTGGTCATCATTCTAAAATTTTAAAATGGAAACGGCAAAAATCATTAGAAATAACATTAAAAAATCGGCCAGAGTTACTAATAAAAACTTATTTAAACCAAGAAGATAGAGAATTTTTAAAAAAATTGCCTAAAAGAGAATTAGGTAAAAATTTATATTTAACACTTCTTCATTATCCTGTTTTAGACAAATTTAAAAAAGTTAGTACAACTTCTTTGACAAATCTTGATATTCACGATATTAGTCGCGTTTCTTGTACGTACGGGTTAGGGGGTTATTTTTTAGTAACTCCATTACAAGATCAGCAAAAACTAGCTAAACGCTTACTTGAACATTGGACAAAAGGTCCTAGTTCTAAGCTAAATACAGATAGAGCAAGGGCGTTAGAATTAGTAGAAGTTGCTGCCAACTTAGATGAAGTTGTTGAAAAAATAAAATTAAAAACAGGCCAGCCACCTGTTTTAATTGCTACAAGTGCTAGAGAAGGTGAAATTTCTTTTTTAAAAATTAGGAAGTTGTTAGAAAGTAAGCCTGTTTTATTGATTTTAGGCACAGGGCACGGGTTAGCAAAAGAAATTTTAAAAAAGGCAGATTTTATAATACAGCCAATTTGTTTTGGCCGTAAATATAACCATCTTTCGGTGCGTTCAGCAGCCGCAATAATGGTAGATCGTATTTTAGGAGAATTCTGGTAA
- the rimM gene encoding ribosome maturation factor RimM (Essential for efficient processing of 16S rRNA): MASNLVLCGRVVKPHGLKGELSIELFAHSPFFLDNFEYIYLKLGFKRPVAFKIISWRPHQKRILLTVENILDRTEAEKWRGAEIYFPEDKFPSKEEGEYYLYELIGWRVYLDEGSYLGEIKDIKLIGDSEIWEIETLDGQEVLFPATEDFIIDMIGEKKKAIIAPPEGLLEIYLQK, translated from the coding sequence ATGGCTAGCAACCTAGTTCTTTGTGGAAGGGTTGTAAAGCCACATGGCCTGAAAGGGGAGTTGAGTATAGAACTTTTTGCTCACTCCCCATTTTTTTTAGATAATTTTGAATATATTTATTTAAAACTAGGATTTAAAAGGCCTGTGGCATTTAAAATTATTTCGTGGCGTCCTCATCAAAAAAGAATTTTACTAACAGTTGAAAACATACTTGATAGGACTGAAGCAGAAAAATGGCGAGGAGCAGAAATTTATTTTCCGGAAGATAAATTTCCTTCCAAAGAGGAAGGAGAATATTATCTTTATGAATTAATTGGATGGAGAGTTTATTTAGACGAAGGATCATATTTAGGAGAAATAAAGGATATTAAGTTAATAGGAGATAGTGAAATTTGGGAAATAGAGACTTTAGATGGTCAAGAAGTTTTATTTCCAGCTACAGAAGATTTTATTATAGATATGATAGGTGAAAAGAAAAAGGCAATAATTGCACCCCCAGAAGGACTTTTAGAAATTTATTTACAAAAATAG
- a CDS encoding YraN family protein → MVARHLETGLNGEKIAKEYLIARGYKILETNFRSKYGEIDIICELDKEIIFVEVRVRNKKSQVNPIETINKNKFKKLYKTASIYLSQNKFWQRPCRFDFIGILVEKNKWRIKHVQNVWQGETFYCSNSSWQPW, encoded by the coding sequence TTGGTTGCCAGGCATTTAGAAACAGGCTTAAATGGAGAAAAAATTGCTAAAGAGTATCTTATTGCTAGAGGATATAAGATTTTAGAGACAAATTTTCGCTCTAAATATGGAGAGATTGATATTATTTGTGAGTTGGATAAAGAAATTATATTTGTCGAAGTAAGAGTTAGAAATAAGAAAAGTCAAGTAAATCCTATTGAAACTATTAATAAAAATAAATTTAAAAAACTTTATAAAACAGCTTCTATTTATTTAAGTCAGAATAAGTTTTGGCAAAGACCTTGTAGATTTGATTTTATAGGTATTCTTGTTGAAAAGAATAAATGGAGAATTAAACATGTCCAGAACGTCTGGCAAGGGGAGACTTTTTATTGTAGCAACTCCTCTTGGCAACCTTGGTGA
- the rplS gene encoding 50S ribosomal protein L19 — protein sequence MNIIQNIEREQMRMDLPKFKAGDTVKVHVRIIEGEKERIQVFQGTVIRVKRGTTNSTFIVRKISGGIGVERVFPLHSPFIEKIEVIAEGKVRQGRIYYLRNLKGKAARIKPKETWN from the coding sequence ATGAACATTATTCAAAACATTGAAAGAGAACAAATGCGTATGGACTTGCCTAAATTTAAGGCAGGAGATACTGTAAAAGTTCATGTACGAATTATTGAGGGTGAAAAAGAAAGGATCCAGGTTTTTCAAGGAACTGTTATTAGGGTGAAGCGTGGCACTACTAATAGTACTTTTATAGTACGTAAAATTAGTGGTGGTATAGGAGTAGAAAGGGTTTTCCCATTGCATTCTCCCTTTATTGAAAAGATAGAGGTCATTGCTGAAGGTAAGGTACGTCAGGGTAGAATTTACTATTTGCGTAACTTAAAGGGTAAAGCAGCTAGAATTAAGCCCAAGGAAACTTGGAATTAA
- a CDS encoding ribonuclease HII, with amino-acid sequence MQELIAGVDEVGRGCLAGPVVAAAVILPNDFYLRDLTDSKKLTVKKRELLAKQIKAQAIAWAFGFSWPREIERINILQASLKAMYRAVLNLKLRPTLVLVDGNQKIPFNLPQQTIIKGDSLIPQISAASILAKTIRDKVMFHLDKRYPGYGLAKHKGYATKEHLRALASLGPSVIHRLTFKGVREKGKNWLPGI; translated from the coding sequence GTGCAAGAATTAATTGCAGGTGTTGATGAAGTAGGCAGAGGTTGTTTAGCTGGGCCAGTAGTGGCAGCAGCAGTTATTTTGCCTAATGATTTTTATTTAAGAGATTTAACAGATTCTAAAAAGTTAACTGTTAAGAAAAGAGAATTATTAGCTAAGCAAATTAAAGCCCAAGCAATTGCTTGGGCTTTTGGTTTTTCTTGGCCTAGGGAAATAGAAAGAATTAATATATTGCAAGCTAGTTTAAAGGCTATGTATAGGGCTGTTTTGAATTTAAAATTAAGGCCAACATTGGTTTTAGTAGATGGTAATCAAAAAATTCCTTTTAACTTACCTCAGCAAACTATTATTAAAGGAGATAGTTTAATACCCCAAATTTCAGCAGCTTCTATTTTGGCTAAAACTATTAGAGATAAGGTTATGTTTCATTTGGATAAACGCTATCCTGGTTATGGTTTGGCAAAGCATAAAGGTTATGCTACTAAAGAACACTTAAGAGCACTTGCTTCTTTAGGACCTAGTGTGATTCATAGATTAACTTTTAAAGGTGTAAGAGAAAAAGGTAAAAATTGGTTGCCAGGCATTTAG
- the ffh gene encoding signal recognition particle protein — MFDSLSERLDSVFKKIKGRGRLDEASIEEGLREVRLALLEADVNYKVVKDFTRKVKEKALGKEVLKSLTPGQQVVKIVHEELIELLGGKNVGLELKGKKPYIIMLVGLQGSGKTTSAAKLALFLRRKKFSPLLVPADVYRPAAIEQLQKLASEINIPSFGSSSNMKPVDIALQAREEAIEKGYDILILDTAGRLHIDEVLMNELVEIKQACSPQEILFVADAMTGQDAVNVASRFDELLDITGVILTKMEGDARGGAALSIKSVTGKPIKFIGVGEKLKDLEVFHPDRIASRILGMGDILTLIEKAQSSIDEKEALKLEEKLKTAKFDLEDFRTQMKRIKKLGSIEGLLKLIPGMGKLRDQLKNVKIPEKEMAKLEAIINSMTKEERKNPKIINASRKERIAKGSGTTVQDVNNLLKNFEQMRKMMQQMMGQMGGGRRLGMKNKKVDRKKLKAKRKKLKKKKKK, encoded by the coding sequence ATGTTTGATAGTTTATCTGAACGTTTAGATAGTGTTTTTAAAAAAATAAAGGGCAGAGGCCGTTTAGATGAAGCAAGTATTGAGGAGGGTCTTCGAGAAGTAAGGCTCGCCCTTTTAGAAGCTGATGTAAATTATAAAGTTGTTAAAGATTTTACTCGTAAAGTTAAGGAAAAGGCTTTAGGTAAAGAGGTTTTAAAAAGTCTTACTCCTGGGCAGCAAGTTGTTAAAATAGTTCATGAAGAACTGATAGAGCTGCTTGGTGGAAAAAATGTAGGCTTAGAATTAAAAGGTAAAAAGCCTTATATTATTATGTTAGTGGGTCTTCAAGGCTCAGGTAAAACCACCTCTGCTGCCAAACTTGCCTTATTTTTACGTCGTAAAAAGTTTTCTCCTTTACTTGTTCCTGCAGACGTATATCGCCCTGCTGCTATTGAGCAATTACAAAAATTGGCTTCAGAGATTAATATTCCCTCTTTTGGTTCTTCTTCTAATATGAAACCAGTAGATATTGCCTTACAAGCACGAGAAGAAGCCATAGAAAAAGGTTATGATATTTTAATTTTAGATACAGCGGGTCGTTTACACATAGATGAAGTTTTAATGAATGAATTAGTAGAAATAAAGCAAGCATGCTCGCCTCAAGAGATTTTATTTGTTGCAGATGCAATGACTGGGCAAGATGCAGTTAATGTTGCTTCTAGATTCGATGAATTATTGGATATTACTGGTGTTATTTTAACAAAGATGGAAGGTGATGCTAGAGGTGGAGCAGCTCTTTCTATTAAATCTGTTACTGGTAAGCCTATAAAATTTATTGGAGTAGGAGAGAAATTAAAGGATCTAGAAGTTTTTCATCCAGATCGTATTGCTTCTCGTATTTTAGGGATGGGCGATATTTTAACTTTAATTGAAAAGGCCCAATCCAGTATTGATGAAAAAGAAGCTCTTAAATTAGAAGAAAAGTTAAAAACAGCTAAATTTGACTTAGAAGATTTTCGTACTCAAATGAAAAGAATCAAAAAACTTGGTTCTATAGAGGGTTTACTAAAGTTAATTCCTGGCATGGGAAAACTTAGAGATCAGTTAAAAAATGTAAAAATTCCAGAAAAAGAAATGGCAAAATTAGAAGCCATTATTAATTCTATGACCAAAGAAGAAAGAAAAAATCCCAAAATAATAAATGCTAGTCGTAAAGAAAGAATTGCAAAAGGAAGTGGAACTACAGTTCAAGATGTAAATAATTTACTTAAAAATTTTGAACAAATGCGTAAGATGATGCAGCAAATGATGGGACAGATGGGTGGTGGAAGAAGATTGGGAATGAAAAATAAAAAAGTAGATCGTAAAAAGTTAAAGGCAAAACGTAAAAAATTAAAGAAAAAAAAGAAAAAGTAA